One window of the bacterium genome contains the following:
- the lptC gene encoding LPS export ABC transporter periplasmic protein LptC: protein MSGGRLRTVTRRLLLAVLLAASAGGVLWFRGLDRGEDAAPPPAVMAPAADAEMVTRDFRHVEVRMDRTVWILEAKQAEVRGEQAQLTAVKITWYGDQGDDPVVITSEAGRIDFGGRTAVLTGRVRAARADGAALETEELTYDEARKLLLAPAAVLLTTPTSSFRGTALTANLERRWVKLSGRVEGEIRGVKAAAAGNS from the coding sequence ATGAGCGGCGGGCGGCTGCGGACGGTGACGCGGCGGCTGCTGCTGGCGGTGCTGCTGGCGGCGTCTGCCGGCGGCGTGCTCTGGTTCCGGGGCCTCGATCGCGGCGAGGACGCCGCCCCCCCGCCGGCGGTGATGGCGCCGGCAGCGGACGCGGAGATGGTCACGCGCGACTTCCGGCACGTGGAGGTGCGGATGGACCGCACGGTCTGGATCCTGGAGGCGAAGCAGGCCGAGGTGCGGGGGGAGCAGGCGCAGCTGACGGCGGTGAAGATCACCTGGTACGGCGATCAGGGGGACGACCCCGTGGTCATCACGAGCGAGGCCGGCCGCATCGACTTCGGCGGTCGCACGGCGGTGCTCACCGGGAGGGTGCGCGCCGCGCGTGCCGACGGGGCCGCGCTCGAGACCGAGGAGCTGACGTACGACGAGGCGCGCAAGCTGCTGCTCGCGCCGGCGGCCGTCCTGCTGACGACGCCGACCTCCTCCTTCCGGGGGACGGCGCTCACCGCGAACCTCGAGCGCCGCTGGGTCAAGCTCAGCGGGCGGGTCGAGGGGGAGATCCGCGGCGTCAAGGCGGCCGCGGCCGGCAACTCGTGA